The sequence GGTTGCCGGCGCGCCGGGCCCGCAACGCATCTGGCACAATTGCTCCGGGAAACACGCGGCCATGCTGCGTGCTTGCGCAGCGCGAGGCTGGCCGATCGAGTCGTACCTGGATCCGGAGAGCCCCATTCAGCAAGCCAACTTCGCATTGATCGCCGAGGTTACGGGAGAAGACCCGGGACCGGTCGGAGTGGACGGTTGCGGGGCGCCGGTCTTTCGGGTTTCCACCATCGGTCTGGCGCGGGCGTTTGCCGTTCTCGCCTCCGATTCCCGGCTGGCGGAGATATGGACGGCGATGCACCGATTCCCGATGCTCGCCTCGGGAATCGACGGGGCAGACGCGGCCATCGGCCGGTCGATTGATGCGGCAGCCAAACGCGGTGCCGAAGGCCTCCTCGGAGTCGCCATCCGCAACCAGATGGGCGTGGCGGTGAAGGTGTGGGATGGCGCTAAGCGAGGCGCCGGTGTGGCAATGATCGCCGCTCTCGATCAACTTGGCGCGCTGGTCGGGACGGCGCCCGACCATCTGGCAGAGCTGGCGCGACCGCCCGTGCTGGGCGGCGGCTCACCGGTCGGGCATATGGAACCTACGCTGCAGCTCACTCGATGATCACGCACACGGACTGGACGAGTAGGGGATTCTCACTGGCGCCGGTTGCCAACGCTGTCGGACCGTTCGCCGGGCCCGACTTCCTCGCCACCCTGTGGAACAACACGCAGGCTGAAGGAGAGCAGCTGGTTATCGCCGAGTCCACCGACGCACTGACTGTGCTGACCATCGTGAACGACACCCTCGGATTCGTCGGCCATCGGGATCTTGTCGACTATCGCAGTCCGCTTGGTCCCGGATCCGGCGACCTGATCGGGGAGGTGGTGCGGTCTCTTCCTTCCGGCACCCGGATCGTCCTCGACTCGTTGCCTAGTGAGGCCGCCCATCCGCTGGCGGCCGGCCTCCGCCGGGCGGGCATCGGCGTTGCCCCAACGGTGCACGACGTGGCGGCCGTACTCGCGTTGCCGCCCACCTTTGATGAGTATCTGACCTCGATCGGAAAGAAGGACAGACACGAGTTGCGCAGAAAGCGCCGTCGCTTTGAGATGGAAGAGGGTCCGTTCTCTCTGCAGAGGGCGATCGCTGATGGCACCATCTTCAAGCGATTCGTCGAATTTCATCGTCGTTCTGAAGGCGAGAAAGGCAGATTCATGACGCCCGGTATGGAGCAGCTCTTCTCAGCGTTGCTCGAGTTGCCCGGCTGGGGGGTAGACGCGCTATTGACCGGTACCGGTGAGGTCGCCGCAGCTGCGTTCGGGTATGCAGACGAAGACGGCTACTACCTCTACAACTCTGCGTTCGATCCTGCTCTGCGCCAGGTCGCCCCTGGACAGGTGTTGCTCGGCGCGATGATCGAGCAGGCGATCGGATCAGGGCACAGGATCTTCGACTTCCTGAAAGGCAACGAGGCATACAAGTTCCGGCTCGGCGCAGTCGAGCGGCCGCTCCTTGAAATTGCGGTGGTCACGTGATCTCGAAGGTCGCCTTCCTGAGCTTTCATACCTGTCCTCTGGTCCCGCCCGGATCGGGTGACGCGGGTGGCATGAACGTCTACATCAACGAACTGGCCTCGATGATGGTGTCGCGAGGAGTCGAAGTAGACGTGTTCACCCGGCGGACCGGTGTCGAAGACCTGGGCATCGTGGAGGCTCCCGGTGGCTACCGGGTGGTGCACGTCACCGCCGGGCCGCTCGAGCCGCTTCCGAAGCTGGCCGGGGCTCTCCACCTGTCGACGTTCGCGGCGGCCGTCGCCGATTTCGGAGTCGCCTACGATCTCGTACATTCCCAC comes from Acidimicrobiia bacterium and encodes:
- a CDS encoding GNAT family N-acetyltransferase, with the translated sequence MITHTDWTSRGFSLAPVANAVGPFAGPDFLATLWNNTQAEGEQLVIAESTDALTVLTIVNDTLGFVGHRDLVDYRSPLGPGSGDLIGEVVRSLPSGTRIVLDSLPSEAAHPLAAGLRRAGIGVAPTVHDVAAVLALPPTFDEYLTSIGKKDRHELRRKRRRFEMEEGPFSLQRAIADGTIFKRFVEFHRRSEGEKGRFMTPGMEQLFSALLELPGWGVDALLTGTGEVAAAAFGYADEDGYYLYNSAFDPALRQVAPGQVLLGAMIEQAIGSGHRIFDFLKGNEAYKFRLGAVERPLLEIAVVT
- a CDS encoding asparaginase, whose protein sequence is MIARVVRSGVVEATHDGAVAAVDRQGGLLAASGEIDRRFFARSAVKPFQTYTSLQYGGDMSPELVAVATASHGGDPVHVAITRSILSDAGLDESHLRCPPAWPLSPEAARRVAGAPGPQRIWHNCSGKHAAMLRACAARGWPIESYLDPESPIQQANFALIAEVTGEDPGPVGVDGCGAPVFRVSTIGLARAFAVLASDSRLAEIWTAMHRFPMLASGIDGADAAIGRSIDAAAKRGAEGLLGVAIRNQMGVAVKVWDGAKRGAGVAMIAALDQLGALVGTAPDHLAELARPPVLGGGSPVGHMEPTLQLTR